A genomic window from Rhodococcus sp. KBS0724 includes:
- a CDS encoding rhomboid family intramembrane serine protease, with amino-acid sequence MKIDSSSEPTNLSARLSAYGSKFRELVRFGIRDAPLTTSLVVITWVLGAATGSLMHGPPRSLAHQIAAGMGSLQHGRLWTPLTSALWEGNLLRYIGATVLLLVVAAPLERRMGTAKLAIAAVTTQVLGVILGLGWASLAKVVDASWGFRLHSGAAVGASAWVVGALMVATANMGTLWRRRIRVGVLALTITLALFSGQLQDVIRLFAGVVGLVIGAWIVGRSARGDRIVGTAREGRVLVAIVVAASAIGPMIAALSPEAVGPLAVLRDLFRGVPWTVAEVRDLCAESSTDPDCRRGLLELRLSGIGPTLLSLMPSIFVLVLSDGLRRGRRFAWIATVCAQVVLLILSIGNFVIRFIDAADSDSLFYGIGDPNVYRTLVPFLTPLFVLIMLILTRRYFDVSAPPGTYRKLAVSLLVLLAGLIVVYVGGGMVARHGFDREPTVAVLLADFPQRLVPPVYLQLVDPRLLPVDIEATLLFEWTGVVFWVAASILVFVTFRKPVDALDPRDAGRAREMLIAGTGSPLSWMTTWKGNTFWFSSDGSSYVAYRVISGVALTTGDPVGPPDRMRRAIEEFAEFATANGWIPCFYSVTDDVRAITDSMGWSGLQVAEETMLDLGEIAFTGKRFQDIRTALNRAKKSGITAEWINYPHASIAVKDQIVAISEEWVADKGMPEMGFTLGGLNEIDDDNVRCLIAVDEERTVHGVTSWLPVYRGGRIVGWTLDFMRRRSEGFRPTMEFLIASAALSLESEGFEFLSLSGAPLAKVATDDSSNSIEPEVMTLAGVMDNVLEFLGRTLEPVYGFRSLLAFKSKFQPRYVPLHMVFADPAALPSIGNAVGRAYLPTVSLGQGVKLVRTIIGR; translated from the coding sequence ATGAAGATCGACAGTTCCTCGGAGCCCACGAATCTTTCGGCCCGATTGTCGGCGTACGGGAGCAAATTCCGCGAGCTTGTCCGTTTCGGAATTCGAGACGCACCGCTGACGACGTCATTGGTCGTCATCACGTGGGTGCTGGGTGCGGCGACGGGAAGCCTGATGCACGGGCCGCCGAGGTCACTGGCCCACCAGATTGCCGCCGGGATGGGTTCGCTGCAACACGGGCGATTGTGGACACCCCTGACATCTGCCCTGTGGGAGGGCAACCTTCTGCGGTACATCGGCGCAACCGTGCTGTTGCTCGTTGTCGCCGCACCCCTCGAACGGCGCATGGGCACGGCAAAACTCGCGATCGCCGCGGTGACAACGCAGGTACTCGGCGTGATCCTCGGACTGGGATGGGCGTCGTTGGCCAAGGTTGTCGACGCGAGCTGGGGATTTCGCCTCCATTCGGGAGCCGCGGTGGGCGCCAGCGCCTGGGTTGTGGGTGCTCTCATGGTCGCAACCGCGAATATGGGCACGCTGTGGCGTCGACGCATCCGGGTGGGCGTTCTGGCTCTCACCATCACACTCGCGTTGTTCAGTGGGCAGCTTCAGGACGTCATTCGCCTCTTCGCGGGTGTCGTCGGCTTGGTGATCGGTGCATGGATCGTCGGTCGGTCCGCCCGCGGTGACCGGATCGTCGGCACTGCGCGGGAAGGCAGAGTGCTCGTGGCGATAGTTGTCGCCGCAAGCGCGATCGGGCCGATGATCGCGGCGCTCTCCCCGGAAGCAGTGGGACCACTGGCCGTTCTCCGAGATCTGTTCCGCGGCGTTCCCTGGACAGTGGCCGAGGTCCGTGACCTGTGTGCCGAGTCCTCGACCGATCCTGATTGCCGACGCGGTTTGTTGGAACTGCGATTGTCGGGGATCGGGCCGACCTTGCTCTCGCTCATGCCCTCGATATTCGTGCTCGTGCTCAGCGACGGGCTACGCCGCGGCCGGCGCTTCGCGTGGATCGCCACCGTGTGCGCACAGGTGGTCCTGTTGATTCTGTCGATCGGAAACTTCGTCATTCGGTTCATCGACGCGGCCGACAGCGACAGCTTGTTCTACGGCATCGGTGACCCCAACGTGTATCGGACGCTGGTTCCGTTCCTCACCCCGTTGTTCGTGCTGATCATGCTGATCCTCACGCGGCGATACTTCGACGTGTCCGCTCCGCCGGGAACCTACCGAAAACTCGCAGTGTCGCTGTTGGTGCTGCTCGCCGGTCTGATTGTGGTGTACGTGGGCGGAGGGATGGTTGCCCGTCACGGGTTCGACCGTGAGCCGACCGTCGCGGTGCTGCTGGCGGATTTCCCGCAACGGTTGGTGCCGCCGGTATATCTGCAACTGGTTGATCCGCGGCTTCTCCCCGTCGACATCGAAGCAACTCTGCTGTTCGAATGGACCGGAGTCGTGTTCTGGGTGGCCGCGTCGATTCTCGTGTTCGTGACCTTCCGCAAACCCGTCGACGCGCTTGATCCTCGGGATGCCGGGCGGGCCCGCGAGATGTTGATCGCGGGAACGGGAAGCCCGCTGTCGTGGATGACGACGTGGAAGGGAAACACCTTCTGGTTCTCCTCCGACGGTTCCAGCTACGTCGCTTACCGCGTTATTTCCGGGGTTGCACTCACTACTGGCGACCCGGTGGGGCCACCTGATCGGATGCGGCGCGCCATCGAAGAATTTGCAGAATTCGCCACAGCAAACGGTTGGATTCCGTGCTTCTACTCGGTTACAGACGACGTCCGAGCGATCACGGATTCGATGGGCTGGAGTGGTCTGCAGGTTGCCGAGGAAACCATGCTCGACCTTGGTGAGATCGCCTTCACCGGTAAACGATTCCAGGACATTCGAACAGCACTCAACCGGGCGAAGAAGTCCGGCATCACGGCCGAATGGATCAACTATCCGCACGCGTCGATTGCAGTCAAGGATCAGATTGTCGCAATTTCCGAGGAATGGGTCGCCGACAAGGGAATGCCCGAAATGGGTTTCACGCTCGGCGGACTCAACGAGATCGACGACGACAACGTGCGTTGCTTGATCGCGGTCGACGAGGAACGCACAGTCCACGGCGTCACGTCGTGGCTGCCGGTCTACCGCGGTGGCCGAATTGTCGGCTGGACTCTCGACTTCATGCGGCGACGCTCCGAGGGTTTCCGGCCGACCATGGAGTTCTTGATCGCGTCAGCTGCCCTGAGCTTGGAATCCGAAGGATTCGAATTCCTGAGCCTCTCGGGCGCGCCGCTCGCGAAGGTCGCAACGGATGACAGTTCGAATTCGATCGAGCCCGAGGTCATGACGTTGGCCGGCGTGATGGACAACGTACTCGAATTCCTGGGGCGCACCCTCGAACCGGTATACGGCTTCCGCTCACTGCTGGCTTTCAAATCGAAGTTTCAGCCGCGGTATGTGCCTCTGCACATGGTGTTCGCCGATCCCGCTGCATTGCCGAGCATCGGTAACGCAGTCGGGCGGGCGTACTTGCCGACGGTGTCACTCGGGCAGGGAGTGAAGTTGGTGCGGACAATCATCGGCCGATGA
- a CDS encoding ABC transporter ATP-binding protein → MTTLSQSVDAPARLVAKDLTLGYGDRIIVDGLDIEIPTGVITTVIGPNGCGKSTLLRALGRLLKPKSGSVVLDGKAISSMKTKDVARVLGMLPQTPVAPEGLTVADLVARGRHPHQSWIRQWSADDEGEVAQALELTGVSDLADRPVDQLSGGQRQRAWISMALAQGTDILLLDEPTTYLDLAHSMEVLDLVDQLHEEMGRTVVMILHDLNLAVRYSDHLIVMRDGAIVASGVPKDIISTELLLDVFGLEAAVIDDPVSDRPLIVPIGTRHVFGTVGGPVAKRS, encoded by the coding sequence ATGACCACGTTGTCCCAGTCCGTCGACGCCCCCGCGCGGCTCGTCGCAAAGGATCTCACCCTGGGTTACGGGGATCGCATCATCGTCGACGGTCTGGATATCGAAATCCCGACCGGTGTGATCACGACGGTCATCGGACCGAACGGCTGCGGTAAGTCGACGCTCCTACGCGCTCTCGGACGACTCCTCAAGCCCAAGAGCGGTTCGGTTGTGTTGGACGGCAAGGCAATCAGCTCGATGAAGACCAAGGACGTGGCACGAGTCCTCGGCATGCTGCCCCAGACTCCTGTCGCTCCGGAGGGTTTGACCGTCGCCGATCTGGTTGCGCGCGGCCGCCATCCCCACCAATCGTGGATCCGGCAATGGTCGGCCGACGACGAAGGTGAAGTGGCTCAGGCGCTCGAGCTGACCGGGGTATCGGACCTTGCTGATCGCCCGGTCGATCAGCTGTCCGGCGGTCAGCGCCAGCGGGCCTGGATCTCGATGGCGCTCGCCCAGGGCACCGACATCCTGCTGCTCGACGAGCCCACGACGTACCTGGATCTTGCGCACTCCATGGAGGTCCTCGACCTCGTGGATCAATTGCACGAGGAAATGGGCCGCACGGTGGTCATGATCCTGCACGATCTCAATCTCGCGGTGCGCTACAGCGATCATCTGATCGTGATGCGGGACGGGGCTATCGTCGCTTCGGGCGTTCCGAAGGACATCATCTCCACGGAACTGCTCCTCGATGTGTTCGGCCTCGAAGCCGCGGTCATCGACGATCCGGTCTCGGATCGTCCGTTGATCGTGCCCATCGGAACTCGGCACGTTTTCGGTACCGTCGGCGGACCTGTCGCTAAGCGCTCCTGA
- a CDS encoding iron chelate uptake ABC transporter family permease subunit, protein MTQGKVLRGEPSALPRTVPSRRALRIGSFSLVYRPLAVSVCIALTVALFVLICLSVGRGDYPISIPDVISVLFGGGTKTQNLIVFDLRLPRSLTALFIGMALGIAGAITQTIARNSLASPDILGITAGSSAAAVALIVLGGGGSFVGLLATLGIPLAALAGGLLTAVVIYSLAWRKGVEGFRLILIGIGVNAMLVATTGWLLISADINDASRAQVWLNGSLNGATWNQMWPVAVAVVLVGGYAVIASFTMGALRLGEDNATSLGVRLQSSQAKLLLSSVALAAIATAAAGPVGFVALAAPQVAMRLVRSAGPPIVASALTGAVLVVGSDVIARTVLPVELPVGIVTSALGGPFLLYLLVRNNRKVTA, encoded by the coding sequence ATCACACAAGGCAAAGTTCTCCGGGGTGAACCTTCAGCACTCCCCCGAACTGTTCCCTCCCGTAGGGCACTTCGCATCGGTTCGTTCTCGCTCGTGTATCGGCCGCTTGCGGTGTCGGTGTGCATCGCGCTGACAGTCGCCCTCTTCGTCCTGATCTGCCTGAGCGTCGGTCGCGGCGACTATCCGATCTCCATCCCGGACGTGATTTCTGTGCTCTTCGGCGGAGGCACGAAAACGCAGAACCTCATCGTCTTCGATCTCCGCCTGCCCCGATCACTGACAGCACTGTTCATCGGTATGGCACTCGGCATCGCCGGCGCGATCACGCAGACCATCGCCCGCAATTCACTCGCCAGTCCGGACATCCTGGGTATCACCGCCGGTTCCAGCGCCGCCGCTGTCGCACTGATCGTTCTCGGTGGTGGCGGATCGTTTGTGGGTCTGCTTGCGACACTCGGCATTCCGCTGGCAGCACTCGCGGGCGGACTGTTGACGGCTGTGGTCATCTACTCGCTGGCGTGGCGCAAAGGCGTCGAAGGATTCCGTCTGATCCTGATCGGCATCGGTGTCAACGCGATGTTGGTGGCAACGACGGGATGGCTCTTGATCTCCGCGGACATCAACGACGCGTCCCGAGCGCAGGTATGGCTGAACGGGTCATTGAACGGAGCGACCTGGAATCAGATGTGGCCGGTTGCCGTCGCCGTGGTTCTGGTCGGCGGATACGCCGTGATCGCGTCGTTCACCATGGGCGCACTGCGATTGGGCGAGGACAACGCGACGTCGCTGGGCGTGCGCCTGCAGTCGTCACAGGCCAAGCTCCTGCTCTCGTCCGTCGCGTTGGCTGCGATCGCCACCGCCGCTGCCGGGCCGGTGGGCTTTGTCGCCCTGGCTGCGCCGCAGGTCGCGATGCGCTTGGTGCGATCGGCCGGCCCCCCGATCGTCGCGTCGGCGCTCACCGGCGCTGTGCTTGTCGTCGGCAGCGACGTAATCGCCCGCACGGTTCTCCCCGTCGAATTGCCCGTCGGCATCGTGACATCTGCGCTCGGCGGACCGTTCCTGCTCTACCTCTTGGTTCGTAACAATCGGAAGGTCACAGCATGA
- a CDS encoding iron ABC transporter permease: protein MTDTPGSEHPRGPSENYGRRVVPRGPAPVRLRILAGLFDVAIIALPLVIGWYIVQSLQDDNGGGEADRAVFGGTAIAIAIGLLIWNLGFRDGTVGRTSGKGWVGLITRDAQTKQPIGVRRALLRPINRSGIDVVRESTARDEGFAELERDNSVSATRRRRLIGLAVLTVLLVLVMLASIAVGARPLTFAEIFHAIFNSDGSQTDIIVRTLRAPRTILGLVVGIALGIVGALIQGHTRNPLADAGLLGLNAGAAFLVVMSIYLFGFTAPSQYMWFAFAGSFIASVVVFGLSSIGNGGSSPLSLALAGAAVAFFLQAMTNAVIILDQASLDAYRFWVVGSVSGRGFDVLWQVLPFLVVGLVIALASTPGLNVLSLGDDVAKALGTNIVFSRTLGIVAITLLTGAATAACGPIAFIGLVVPHVARAITGPDYRWLVPYAGLLGAIMLITADIIGRVVVRPGELQVGIILAIFGAPFFIALVRRRKLASL, encoded by the coding sequence ATGACCGACACGCCCGGGAGCGAACATCCGCGCGGGCCCAGCGAGAACTACGGACGACGTGTCGTACCCCGAGGACCGGCGCCCGTCCGATTGCGCATCCTTGCCGGACTGTTCGACGTCGCAATCATCGCGCTCCCTCTCGTGATCGGCTGGTACATAGTCCAGTCCTTGCAGGACGACAACGGCGGCGGTGAAGCTGATCGCGCAGTGTTCGGCGGGACAGCAATCGCCATCGCTATCGGGCTTCTCATCTGGAACCTCGGGTTCCGTGACGGAACGGTTGGCCGTACCTCCGGAAAAGGTTGGGTCGGCCTGATCACCCGGGATGCACAGACCAAGCAACCCATTGGCGTCAGACGCGCACTCTTGCGCCCGATCAACCGATCCGGAATCGACGTTGTCCGCGAAAGCACCGCTCGCGACGAGGGGTTCGCCGAACTCGAGCGCGACAACTCGGTATCAGCCACCCGCAGGCGTCGTCTCATCGGTCTTGCAGTTCTAACCGTCCTTCTGGTGTTGGTCATGCTTGCCAGCATCGCGGTCGGAGCGCGTCCGCTCACTTTTGCCGAGATCTTCCATGCAATCTTCAACTCCGACGGGTCGCAAACCGACATCATCGTGCGAACTCTGCGCGCGCCGCGAACAATCCTGGGCTTGGTTGTCGGCATCGCGCTGGGAATTGTCGGTGCACTCATTCAGGGGCACACCCGAAATCCGCTTGCCGACGCCGGCCTCCTCGGCCTCAATGCCGGCGCTGCCTTCTTGGTTGTCATGTCGATCTACCTGTTCGGATTCACCGCACCGAGTCAGTACATGTGGTTTGCATTCGCTGGTTCGTTCATCGCGAGTGTTGTCGTATTCGGCTTGTCATCCATCGGCAACGGAGGTTCCAGTCCGCTCAGCCTGGCTCTCGCCGGGGCCGCTGTCGCGTTCTTCCTCCAGGCCATGACCAATGCGGTCATCATCCTCGACCAGGCAAGCCTCGACGCGTACCGCTTCTGGGTGGTCGGCTCGGTGTCCGGACGCGGATTCGACGTGTTGTGGCAGGTGCTTCCCTTCTTAGTCGTCGGTCTCGTCATTGCTCTCGCGAGCACGCCAGGACTCAATGTCCTCAGTCTCGGAGACGACGTAGCCAAAGCGCTCGGAACCAACATCGTCTTCAGTCGCACTCTCGGCATTGTCGCGATCACCTTGCTGACCGGCGCCGCCACCGCTGCCTGTGGACCTATCGCCTTCATCGGCCTCGTCGTGCCACACGTTGCCCGGGCAATCACCGGCCCTGATTACCGTTGGCTCGTCCCGTACGCGGGTCTACTCGGCGCGATCATGTTGATCACCGCCGACATCATCGGACGCGTTGTCGTCCGTCCGGGTGAACTACAGGTCGGAATCATTCTGGCGATCTTCGGCGCGCCGTTCTTCATCGCTCTCGTACGGCGCAGGAAGTTGGCAAGTCTGTGA
- a CDS encoding PaaI family thioesterase, translating into MSDTADIADIKNLLGTGFDATIGLEYTDVTPDRVRAQWTVTPTLHQPAGIQHGGVYCSVVESLASIGGSVWLGERGHVVGVNNNTDFLRATREGTLTAEATPIHRGRTSQLWEVRITDEQGRLVSKGQVRLANITDVSAIGN; encoded by the coding sequence ATGTCCGACACAGCTGACATCGCAGATATCAAGAACTTGCTCGGAACCGGATTCGACGCCACCATCGGTTTGGAATACACGGATGTGACACCGGATCGAGTTCGCGCTCAGTGGACGGTCACGCCGACGCTGCACCAACCGGCAGGCATTCAGCACGGCGGCGTGTACTGCTCCGTAGTGGAATCATTGGCCAGCATCGGCGGCTCGGTGTGGCTGGGGGAGCGCGGACACGTTGTCGGCGTCAACAACAACACCGATTTTCTGCGCGCTACCCGCGAAGGGACACTGACCGCTGAGGCCACCCCGATTCATCGCGGTCGTACATCCCAGCTGTGGGAGGTGCGGATCACCGATGAGCAAGGCCGACTGGTTTCCAAGGGGCAGGTGCGCCTTGCGAACATCACGGACGTCTCAGCGATCGGCAACTGA
- a CDS encoding NAD(P)/FAD-dependent oxidoreductase: MSIQSVESHRHRVVVIGSGFGGLFGTQALKKADAEITMIARTTHHLFQPLLYQVATGILSVGDIAPATRLVLRKQKNAQVLLGEVETIDLEKKTVTSRLLERVTVTPFDSLIVAAGAGQSYFGNDHFAEFAPGMKTIDDALELRGRILGAFEQAELSDDPAERARLLTFVVVGAGPTGVELAGQIAELSRRTLDGAFRKIDPREARVVLLDGAPAVLPVYGGKLSRKAAETLEGLGVEIQLDAMVTDVDNDGLIIKEKDGTLRRIESQCKVWSAGVQASPLGKQLAEQSGGETDRAGRVMVNPDLSLPGHPNVFVVGDMMSLDKLPGLAQVAMQGGKYAAKQIKADIDGQTPTTRVPFKYFDKGSMATISRFSAVAKVGKLEISGFIGWVAWLAIHLLYLVGFRSRVSTILSWTVTFFGRGRAQMASTEQQVFARNAMGELEKHNKSKAAVESGKGKPEQAAG, from the coding sequence ATGAGCATCCAGTCGGTTGAATCGCACCGCCACCGCGTCGTGGTGATCGGTTCCGGCTTCGGTGGATTGTTCGGCACTCAGGCTCTCAAAAAGGCCGATGCCGAAATTACGATGATTGCGCGTACCACCCATCATCTTTTCCAACCCCTTCTCTACCAGGTGGCCACGGGAATTCTGTCCGTCGGCGATATCGCGCCGGCAACCCGATTGGTCCTCCGCAAACAGAAAAATGCGCAGGTACTGCTCGGTGAAGTCGAGACGATCGACTTGGAGAAGAAAACCGTGACGTCACGGCTGTTGGAACGGGTCACCGTGACGCCGTTCGACAGTTTGATCGTCGCAGCAGGTGCCGGACAGTCGTACTTCGGAAACGATCACTTTGCCGAATTCGCGCCAGGCATGAAAACAATCGATGACGCGCTCGAGCTTCGCGGTCGTATTCTCGGTGCGTTCGAGCAGGCTGAACTGTCTGACGATCCCGCTGAGCGCGCACGCCTGTTGACGTTTGTTGTCGTCGGCGCAGGTCCGACGGGTGTTGAGCTTGCAGGTCAGATCGCGGAGTTGTCGCGCCGGACCCTCGATGGCGCATTCCGGAAAATCGATCCACGTGAGGCTCGGGTTGTTCTGCTGGACGGTGCGCCTGCGGTGCTTCCGGTCTACGGCGGCAAGCTGAGCCGCAAGGCTGCAGAAACGCTCGAGGGTCTTGGTGTCGAGATTCAGTTGGACGCCATGGTTACCGATGTCGACAACGACGGACTGATCATCAAGGAGAAGGACGGCACACTGCGCCGTATCGAGTCGCAGTGCAAAGTGTGGTCGGCCGGTGTCCAGGCGAGTCCGCTCGGCAAGCAACTGGCGGAGCAGAGCGGCGGCGAGACGGATCGCGCGGGGCGTGTCATGGTCAACCCGGACTTGTCACTGCCGGGCCATCCCAATGTGTTTGTTGTCGGCGACATGATGTCGTTGGACAAGCTGCCGGGCTTGGCGCAGGTTGCAATGCAGGGTGGCAAGTACGCAGCCAAGCAGATCAAGGCCGATATCGACGGCCAGACCCCCACGACTCGGGTTCCCTTCAAGTACTTCGACAAGGGAAGCATGGCCACCATTTCGCGTTTCAGCGCGGTGGCCAAGGTAGGCAAGCTCGAGATCAGCGGTTTCATCGGCTGGGTGGCGTGGTTGGCCATCCACCTTCTGTATCTGGTCGGCTTCCGCTCGCGTGTGTCCACGATCCTGTCGTGGACGGTGACGTTCTTCGGTCGTGGCCGCGCTCAGATGGCATCGACGGAGCAGCAGGTGTTCGCTCGAAATGCCATGGGAGAGTTGGAGAAACACAACAAATCCAAGGCAGCGGTCGAGAGTGGAAAAGGCAAGCCTGAACAGGCTGCCGGCTAA